The following are encoded together in the Triticum dicoccoides isolate Atlit2015 ecotype Zavitan chromosome 6B, WEW_v2.0, whole genome shotgun sequence genome:
- the LOC119322404 gene encoding translation factor GUF1 homolog, chloroplastic: MATTSAVCPLAVLAPSPSPLASGRRRPAAPFWAASRPRALSAAPRGRVLCLAASAPASSTDAGQDRLQKVPITNIRNFCIIAHIDHGKSTLADKLLEMTGTVQKRDMKQQFLDNMDLERERGITIKLQAARMRYVMNNEPYCLNLIDTPGHVDFSYEVSRSLAACEGALLVVDASQGVEAQTLANVYLALESNLEIIPVLNKIDLPGAEPDRIAQEIEEIIGLDCSNAIRCSAKEGIGIIEILDAIVTKVPPPKDTLKNPLRALIFDSYYDAYRGVIVYFRVIDGSIRKGDKICFMANKKEYVADEIGVLSPNQMEADELHAGEVGYLSASIRSVADARVGDTITHFAKRAESALPGYSEATPMVFCGLFPLEADQFEELREALGRLQLNDAALKFEPESSSAMGFGFRCGFLGLLHMEIVQERLEREYNLNLIITAPSVVYRVNCSNNETVECSNPSLLPEPGKRRSIEEPYVKIELLTPKDYIGPIMELGQERRGEFKEMNYITENRAKLTYMLPLAEMVGDFFDQLKSRSKGYASMEYSVVGYRVSDLVKLDIQINGEPVEALSTIVHKEKAYTVGRALTQKLKELIPRQMFKIPIQACIGAKVIASEALSAIRKDVLSKCYGGDISRKKKLLKKQAEGKKRMKAIGRVEVPQEAFMAVLKLEKEVL, from the exons ATGGCCACCACCTCCGCCGTCTGCCCCCTCGCCGTCCttgcgccgtcgccgtcgccgctcgcTTCAGGTCGCCGCCGCCCTGCCGCACCCTTCTGGGCCGCCTCCCGCCCGCGCGCTCTCTCCGCCGCCCCCCGCGGCCGCGTCCTCTGCCTCGCCGCCTCCGCCCCCGCCTCCTCCACCGACGCCGGCCAGGACCGCCTCCAGAAG GTCCCCATTACCAACATCAGGAACTTCTGCATCATCGCGCACATCGACCATGGGAAATCGACTCTGGCGGATAAGCTCCTCGAGATGACAGGGACGGTGCAGAAGAGGGATATGAAACAGCAGTTCCTGGATAACATGGAcctggagagggagagggggatcaCAATCAAACtgcag GCAGCTCGGATGCGTTACGTCATGAACAATGAGCCTTACTGCCTGAACTTAATCGATACACCAGGTCATGTCGATTTCTCATATGAG GTCTCCCGATCTCTTGCTGCTTGTGAGGGTGCACTGCTGGTTGTTGATGCTTCTCAG GGTGTTGAAGCGCAGACCTTAGCAAATGTGTATCTTGCACTGGAAAGCAACCTCGAAATCATACCG GTTCTAAACAAAATTGATCTTCCTGGTGCTGAACCTGACCGCATCGCCCAAGAGATTGAAGAG ATAATTGGCTTGGACTGCAGTAATGCAATTAGGTGTTCAGCAAAG GAGGGCATAGGCATCATCGAAATACTAGATGCCATTGTGACCAAGGTCCCCCCACCAAAGGATACTTTAAAAAATCCTCTCAGGGCTCTTATATTTGACAG CTATTATGATGCATACAGAGGTGTCATTGTGTATTTTCGAGTTATTGATGGCAGTATAAGGAAAGGGGACAAGATATGTTTTATGGCCAATAAAAAG GAATATGTTGCTGATGAAATTGGTGTACTATCCCCCAATCAGATGGAAGCTGATGAACTGCATGCTGGTGAG GTCGGCTATCTCTCTGCTTCCATAAGATCAGTAGCAGATGCTAGGGTGGGTGATACAATTACCCATTTTGCAAAAAGAGCGgaatctgctttaccaggatattcAGAAGCTACTCCAATGGTTTTCTGCGGTTTGTTTCCTTTAGAGGCAGATCA GTTTGAGGAGTTGCGGGAAGCATTGGGGAGACTTCAGCTAAATGATGCTGCCCTAAAG TTCGAGCCGGAATCTTCTAGTGCCATGGGGTTCGGATTTAGATGTGGGTTCCTTGGTCTTCTTCATATGGAAATCGTTCAG GAAAGGCTTGAGAGAGAGTACAACTTGAACCTAATAATTACTGCACCCAGTGTGGTTTACCGTGTCAACTGTTCCAATAATGAAACT GTTGAATGTTCAAATCCATCCTTGCTTCCAGAACCTGGTAAACGGAGGTCGATTGAAGAACCGTATGTAAAG ATTGAATTGTTAACACCAAAGGACTATATTGGCCCAATAATGGAGCTGGGTCAAGAGAGAAGAGGTGAATTCAAGGAAATGAACTACATTACAGAAAACAGGGCCAAACTTACTTACATGCTACCACTAGCAGAG ATGGTTGGTGATTTCTTTGATCAACTGAAATCTCGAAGCAAAGGATATGCTAGCATGGAATATTCAGTTGTCGG GTACAGGGTAAGTGACCTAGTAAAGCTGGACATACAAATCAATGGTGAGCCTGTGGAAGCATTGTCGACAATTGTACACAAAGAGAAG GCATACACTGTTGGCAGAGCGCTCACCCAGAAGCTGAAAGAACTTATACCTCGGCAAATGTTTAAAATACCTATTCAA GCATGTATTGGTGCAAAGGTCATTGCAAGTGAAGCCCTATCagccatcaggaaggatgtcttGTCAAAATGCTACG GGGGTGATATATCAAGGAAAAAGAAGTTGTTGAAAAAACAG GCGGAAGGAAAGAAGAGAATGAAAGCAATCGGAAGGGTCGAAGTTCCTCAGGAGGCATTCATGGCCGTGCTGAAACTGGAAAAGGAGGTGCTTTGA
- the LOC119321005 gene encoding uncharacterized protein LOC119321005, translating into MMRRPIEKSRAADWIEGACMATPLLPPGVALGAASSDLHPRPESTPPLPPGIPSPGVSQVTYRHKKYSVMRIEEINDHSVIEDLRRDINAPVEVLLKLWLSIVLLLMLSTWCNDKNHPVGCSTASEFDKFNSAIIFFPSLLKLTPPPPICWWPL; encoded by the exons ATGATGCGTCGCCCCATTGAAAAGAGCAGGGCGGCGGATTGGATCGAGGGTGCCTGCATGGCCACGCCACTGCTGCCGCCTGGAGTCGCCTTGGGCGCCGCTTCGAGTGACCTCCATCCCCGCCCCGAGTCAACTCCACCACTGCCGCCAGGAATCCCGTCCCCG GGAGTGAGTCAAGTGACATACAGACACAAGAAATATTCAGTTAtgaggattgaagaaattaatgatcATTCAGTCATTGAGGATTTGAGAAGAGACATCAATGCTCCAGTAGAGGTGTTATTGAAGTTGTGGCTGTCAATAGTCCTTTTATTGATGCTAAGTACATG GTGCAATGACAAAAATCATCCAGTGGGATGTTCTACTGCATCGGAATTTGACAAATTTAATTCTGCCATTATATTCTTTCCTTCACTGCTCAAGTTAACACCCCCTCCTCCCATTTGTTGGTGGCCCCTTTAA